In the genome of Trueperaceae bacterium, the window GAACCCTTCGGCTGACCAACGCCGACGCTCGGCGAGCACGGATCGACGCGCTCCTGCGAACCGTGACTATCTTGCCGCTCGGACGGGAGGAGGCGGAAGCCGCTGCCCGCGTGCACGCGGGGCTCGAGGCGCGCGGACAGATCATCGGCCCGCGGGACACCCTCATCGCCGGCACCTGTCTGGCAGCGAACGCGACGCTCGTGACGCGCAAGACCCGCGAGTTCGCGCGGGTTCCCGGGCTCAAGGTCGTCAGCTGGTACGAGTGACGGACCGGCGTGCCTCGCCTACCGGTTGGGTCGCCTAATGGTTGGGTTTGGCGCGGCACGACCAAGCCCTCGCGGGCATTGCCCTAACGATCCGGTTGAAGCGACCACTAGGGTGTAATTACGATTACAGGTAATCACGCATCCATGTAAGTACGGTTACAAGTCCACCCAGGTCGAGCTGCCGACCTCCTGCCCGGCTAGATGTCAAAACCGGAGCCGGCTAAATGTCAAAAACTATTACGGCTGATCGTCAATCCGCAGTGTATCTTGCCATTGTGGATCGGATCGAACGCCGTCTCCAGCCCGTCATCCGGGAGCGCATGGCAGAGACGCCGGTGCTGCTACTCGAGGGTCCGCGGAGCGTCGGGAAATCGACCTTGTTGGCAGAGATCGCGACGAGTACTCCTCACGCACGATCGTTCGACTTCGATGACTAAACGGTCCTGGCACTGGCGCAACAGAACCTCTCGCTGATCACGCAAGAAACACTCCCCGTGTTCGTCGACACATCCCCGACGTCCTGCAGGCCATCAAGGCGCGACTCAACAAGGAGCCGCACCGTGTTCCCCGTGCTCTCGAGCGTGCGCTCGACGGCGACTGCCGTTGGTGGATGGCGGGTCCGCTTGGCCATGAGGTTCTCTCGCATGTTAAGCGCGATGTCTAGGCTCTGGATGTCTTGGCGCGGGATTTCTCGGCTAAGGACTTCTCTCCGTTAAGGATCTCTCTCAACGAGGGATGTCTCGGCGCGGACAGTCCTCAACCGGCCACCGCGGCGCGCAAACCCATACCCAGACGGCGTGCGCCTTCCGCCAGCTCCTCCGGAGCGTAACGACTGAACGACAGGCGCAAGTGGTCCGAGAACCCCCCACCGGCCGAGAACGCCGCTCCGGGCGCGAAGTCGGCGCCCGCCTCGCGCGCTGGGCCACGCAAGCGCTCCGCACCGACGCCCGGCAGCCGGGCCCAGATGAAGTAACCGCCCCGAGGCTCGTCGAAGGCGAGCTCGGGAACATGCTCGCGCAGCGCCGCCGCGAGTGCGCCCGCGCGCTGGGCGTACGCCCGGCGCAGGTCGCGCACGTGGTCGGAGAACCGTCCGTCGGCGAGTAGCTCGCCCACCAGCGCCGCGACGACGGGGTTGAGCCCGCCGCCGCTCCTGAGGAAGCCGCTCGCGCCTACACGGCCGATGACTGCTTCGGGACCGCTGAACCAACCCAGCCGCAGGCCGGGGCCGAGCGTCTTGGAGAACGAGTTCAGCGACACGACGTGCTCGCGTCCCGCGCCAGCCAAGCTCGCGATCGGCAGGCCCTCGAACTGGAGCAAGCGGTAGACCTCGTCGGCCACGACGAGCGTGCCGGTGCCGGCAGTAAGCTCGACAACGGCCGCGCGTCGCTCGGGCGTCAGCGTCACGCCAGTAGGGTTGCCGAAGATCGGCACGAGGTAGAAGAGCGCGGGCCGATGCGACGCGAGCGCCGCCTCGAGCTCCGCCGGCAGCGGGCCGTGCTCGTCGCACGGAACGGGCACGACGTGGAGGCCCCGGTCGGCGAACACCCTGAGCGCGAGGAAGTAGGTCGGTTCGGCCACCAGCACCGTCTGGCCGGGCCGGGTGTACAGGGTGCAGAGGATGTCGAGCGCCTGCGAGGCGCCGCCCGTTACGAACAGCGCGTCCGGGTCGGTGGCGACGCCCGTCTCGGCCGCCAACGACGCCGCGAGATGCCGCCTGAACCGCTCGGACCCCTGCTCGGCGCCGTACTGGAGGATGGAGGGGTCGGCGGCTAGGGCGCACTGCGCCGCTGAGCGCAGCAGTCCCAGGGGTAGCAGGTCGGTCGACGGGTGCCCTGGGCCGAGGTCGATGACCCCGGGTCGCCAGGTGGCAGTGATCGTCGCGGCGCTGTCGGCGGCCGGGTCCATTCAGCCCACGATATTACCGAGGAGGCGTCGCCGTGGTCCTTGCGCCACCAACCGGCCCGCACGCGCCAACAGGGACTACTCGCGCCAGATCGCCCAGCTCAGGTCCTCCAGTGCCATGCGCTGGTCCTCGGGCCGCCCGGCCTGCCGCAGCAGCGCCGCGATCTGCCCGCGGTGGTGCGAGTCGTGCACGATGCAGTGCTGGATGAGGTGAGCCGGGTGCGATTCGTAGTACCCCTCGAACCCCCGACCCGCGGCCATGGCGTCCAGCACGGCGCTGCGCATGGCGGCGTCCCCTTCGTCGAACGCGGCCTGCAGTTCGGCGATGCTCTTGACGGTGAGCCAGGTCGGCGTCTCGCCCGTCACGTCAGTGACGCGCGCAGCGTGCTCTGGCGAGACACGCTTCAGCCAACTGAGCCTGAAGTTCACGATGTCGGCCAGGTGCTGGCCGATGTTGAAGCCGCCCACCCCGTCGCTGTACTCGAGGTCGTCCATGGTGAGGGTTTCGAGCAGGGCGCGCGTTACACGGGCGTTACGGTCGAGGGACTCCAGGAGCAGTTCGACTTCGGTTGGTATCGGCATGGTCGGTCGTCCGCCCTTCGGCGCGCGGTTGCCGCGGCGCCTCGCGGTCTCATCGACGCGCTCGCCGTCGATTCTAGCGGCGCAGGCGCGCAGATACCGCAGGATGGGCGAACCCACTGTCTCCGACGGCCGACGTGCTGGCGTCCGCACCGTCTGGCGATCCGCGCGCACGCTTCCGTCCACCAGTTCCTCCCTACATACGCCATCCCAGCGCCGCACCTTGACAGCCCCAGTCACCCCTCCCTATCCTTGGCACCAGTCGAGCAGCTTGCGTTAGCGGTAACCTAGCGTGTCGAACAGGGGTCGCGATAGCGGCCCACGCATTCGCCCAACCCGGGTTCCGCGGGCACGGGCCGTCCTAGAGACCATCGGGACGGCCGACGGCGAGCGAAAGGATGTCCGCATGCCAGGCGAACCAGTACCAGTACGCGAACTAACGGTCGACTCCCTCCCGGTCGCCGTCTACGGCAGCACCGAGGCCATGGGGTTGGCCGCGGCGCTCGCAGCACGCGAGGCGCTCACGGCCGCCATCGCCGAACGTGGCGAGGCGAACGTCATCCTCGCGACGGGCAACTCGCAGCTCGCCTTCCTCCACGCGCTGCGCGAGCTGGACGGCATCGCCTGGCGGCGCGTGCGGGCGTTCCACATGGACGAGTACCTCGGCCTGCCGGCCGGTCACACGGCGAGCTTCCCACGCTTCCTGCACGAGCACTTCCTGGACCACGTGCCGCTCGGCGAGTTCCACCCGGTTCCCGGCGATCAGGACATGGCCGAGGAGAACTGCCGCGCCTACGAGGCGCTGCTGCGCGCCCACCCGGCCGACCTCGTGGCGCTCGGCTGGGGCGAGAACGGGCACCTCGCGTTCAACGACCCGCCTTACGCGTTCTTCGACGACCCGCACTGGGTGAAAGTGATCGAATTGGCCGAGGCGAGCCGCAAGCAACAGGTCGGTGAGGGGCACTTCCCCACCCTAGCCTCCGTGCCGACCCACGCCGTCACCCTCACCATCCCCGCGCTGCTGGCCGCCAAGCAGGTCCTCTGCATCGTGCCGGAGGCGCGCAAGGTCCCGGCCGTGCAGGCCTGCCTGTACGGGCCGGTCACCGAGGACCACCCCGGCTCCGTCCTGCGCACCGTGCGGC includes:
- a CDS encoding type II toxin-antitoxin system VapC family toxin, with translation MFALDTNTVIHFLKEGGRVLVNLARVPRSQVAIPSTVVYELEVGTLRLTNADARRARIDALLRTVTILPLGREEAEAAARVHAGLEARGQIIGPRDTLIAGTCLAANATLVTRKTREFARVPGLKVVSWYE
- a CDS encoding PLP-dependent aminotransferase family protein, giving the protein MDPAADSAATITATWRPGVIDLGPGHPSTDLLPLGLLRSAAQCALAADPSILQYGAEQGSERFRRHLAASLAAETGVATDPDALFVTGGASQALDILCTLYTRPGQTVLVAEPTYFLALRVFADRGLHVVPVPCDEHGPLPAELEAALASHRPALFYLVPIFGNPTGVTLTPERRAAVVELTAGTGTLVVADEVYRLLQFEGLPIASLAGAGREHVVSLNSFSKTLGPGLRLGWFSGPEAVIGRVGASGFLRSGGGLNPVVAALVGELLADGRFSDHVRDLRRAYAQRAGALAAALREHVPELAFDEPRGGYFIWARLPGVGAERLRGPAREAGADFAPGAAFSAGGGFSDHLRLSFSRYAPEELAEGARRLGMGLRAAVAG
- a CDS encoding DinB family protein, encoding MPIPTEVELLLESLDRNARVTRALLETLTMDDLEYSDGVGGFNIGQHLADIVNFRLSWLKRVSPEHAARVTDVTGETPTWLTVKSIAELQAAFDEGDAAMRSAVLDAMAAGRGFEGYYESHPAHLIQHCIVHDSHHRGQIAALLRQAGRPEDQRMALEDLSWAIWRE
- a CDS encoding 6-phosphogluconolactonase, whose product is MPGEPVPVRELTVDSLPVAVYGSTEAMGLAAALAAREALTAAIAERGEANVILATGNSQLAFLHALRELDGIAWRRVRAFHMDEYLGLPAGHTASFPRFLHEHFLDHVPLGEFHPVPGDQDMAEENCRAYEALLRAHPADLVALGWGENGHLAFNDPPYAFFDDPHWVKVIELAEASRKQQVGEGHFPTLASVPTHAVTLTIPALLAAKQVLCIVPEARKVPAVQACLYGPVTEDHPGSVLRTVRHARLYLDPASAAGLR